The Hippoglossus hippoglossus isolate fHipHip1 chromosome 21, fHipHip1.pri, whole genome shotgun sequence genome contains a region encoding:
- the tbc1d4 gene encoding TBC1 domain family member 4 isoform X6 has product MNKPSASMQHPDHCDARELLPLSPSNSISGLDPFGRPLPFTGGPLSGERPKKTAADYRGLWKTAIHQQILLLRMEKENQRLEEASRDELHIRKMKLDYQEVGQCSKDAQALWERKLTAPGRTTVLQDKEEVYRAVCQGIPKSRHGEVWLLLSHQHRLRNRLPQRHHAPDTPYQDLLKQLTAQQHSILVDLGRTFPTHQYFSAQLGAGQLSLYNLLKAYSLLDTEVGYCQGISFVAGVLLLHMSEEQAFDMLKFLMYDLGIRRQYRPDMVSLQVQMYQLSRLLHDYHRELYNHFEEHEICPSLYAAPWFLTLFASQFPLGFVSRIFDFVFAQGTEAIFKVALCLLSSHEGEIVECDGFESIVDYLKTTLPNLSQTQMEQTIAKVMDMDISKQLHAYEVEYHVLQDEMIEAGPLPDDSDRLEKLEKTNTQLKKQNMDLLEKLQAARQKIQTLETSMETFLSRESKMKHMIRSLEQEKAAHQKTIERMRSCLPPDTLTDVEMTQIKTGPNGKAKTAAKKP; this is encoded by the exons atCACTGTGATGCCAGAGagctgctgcctctctctcccagcAACTCCATCTCCGGACTGGACCCTTTTGGGCGTCCGCTGCCGTTTACGGGCGGCCCGCTGTCCGGGGAGCGGCCTAAGAAGACGGCCGCCGACTACCGGGGCCTGTGGAAGACCGCCATCCACCAGCAGATCCTTCTGCTGCGCATGGAGAAGGAGAACCAGAGACTGGAGG AAG CGAGCAGAGATGAGCTGCACATCCGCAAGATGAAGCTGGACTACCAGGAAGTGGGCCAGTGCTCCAAAGATGCACAGGCATTGTGGGAGAGAAAACTGACAGCCCCCGGCCGAACGACGGTCCTGCAAGACAAGGAGGAGGTGTATCGCGCTGTCTGCCAAG GTATTCCAAAGAGCAGGCATGGGGAGGTCTGGCTGCTCCTTTCCCATCAGCACCGGCTGCGTAACAGACTCCCCCAGCGTCACCACGCCCCGGACACACCTTACCAGGATCTCCTGAAGCAGCTCACCGCACAGCAGCACTCCATTCTGGTGGATCTAG GCAGGACCTTCCCCACCCACCAGTACTTCTCAGCCCAGCTGGGTGCAGGGCAGCTCTCCCTCTACAACCTCCTGAAAGCCTACTCTCTGCTGGACACAGAG GTCGGCTACTGCCAGGGAATCAGCTTTGTGGCTGgagtcctgctgctgcacatgaGTGAAGAACAGGCCTTTGACATGTTGAAGTTCCTGATGTACGACCTCGGCATCAGGCGACAGTACAGACCCGACATGGTCTCTTTGCAG GTTCAGATGTACCAGCTCTCCAGACTGCTGCATGACTACCACCGCGAGCTGTACAATCACTTCGAGGAGCACGAGATCTGCCCGAGTCTCTACGCCGCGCCGTGGTTCCTCACCCTCTTCGCCTCACAGTTCCCCCTCGGCTTTGTGTCCCGCATCTTTG attttgtgtttgcCCAGGGGACTGAAGCGATCTTTAAAGTGGCCCTCTGTCTGCTGAGCAGCCATGAGGGGGAGATAGTGGAGTGCGACGGCTTCGAGAGCATCGTGGACTATCTGAAAACGACACTTCCCAACCTCAGTCAGACGCAGATGGAGCAGACCATTGCAAAG GTTATGGACATGGACATCTCCAAGCAGCTTCATGCGTACGAGGTGGAGTACCACGTCCTTCAGGATGAGATGATCGAGGCCGGGCCGCTGCCCGATGACTCTGACCGGCTCGAGAAACTTGAAAAGACGAACACTCAGCTGAAGAAACAGAACATGGACCTTTTAGAAAAACTTCAg GCTGCGCGGCAGAAGATCCAGACCCTTGAGACCAGCATGGAGACCTTCCTTTCTCGGGAGAGCAAAATGAAGCACATGATTCGCTctctggagcaggagaaggCAGCCCACCAGAAGACCATAGAACGCATGCGCTCGTGCCTTCCCCCCGACACCCTGACAGATGTGGAGATGACCCAGATCAAAACAGGACCCAACGGGAAAGCCAAAACTGCAGCCAAGAAGCCCTGA
- the tbc1d4 gene encoding TBC1 domain family member 4 isoform X7, whose translation MVELEDVKVQMYQLSRLLHDYHRELYNHFEEHEICPSLYAAPWFLTLFASQFPLGFVSRIFDFVFAQGTEAIFKVALCLLSSHEGEIVECDGFESIVDYLKTTLPNLSQTQMEQTIAKVMDMDISKQLHAYEVEYHVLQDEMIEAGPLPDDSDRLEKLEKTNTQLKKQNMDLLEKLQAARQKIQTLETSMETFLSRESKMKHMIRSLEQEKAAHQKTIERMRSCLPPDTLTDVEMTQIKTGPNGKAKTAAKKP comes from the exons ATGGTTGAGTTGGAGGACGTGAAG GTTCAGATGTACCAGCTCTCCAGACTGCTGCATGACTACCACCGCGAGCTGTACAATCACTTCGAGGAGCACGAGATCTGCCCGAGTCTCTACGCCGCGCCGTGGTTCCTCACCCTCTTCGCCTCACAGTTCCCCCTCGGCTTTGTGTCCCGCATCTTTG attttgtgtttgcCCAGGGGACTGAAGCGATCTTTAAAGTGGCCCTCTGTCTGCTGAGCAGCCATGAGGGGGAGATAGTGGAGTGCGACGGCTTCGAGAGCATCGTGGACTATCTGAAAACGACACTTCCCAACCTCAGTCAGACGCAGATGGAGCAGACCATTGCAAAG GTTATGGACATGGACATCTCCAAGCAGCTTCATGCGTACGAGGTGGAGTACCACGTCCTTCAGGATGAGATGATCGAGGCCGGGCCGCTGCCCGATGACTCTGACCGGCTCGAGAAACTTGAAAAGACGAACACTCAGCTGAAGAAACAGAACATGGACCTTTTAGAAAAACTTCAg GCTGCGCGGCAGAAGATCCAGACCCTTGAGACCAGCATGGAGACCTTCCTTTCTCGGGAGAGCAAAATGAAGCACATGATTCGCTctctggagcaggagaaggCAGCCCACCAGAAGACCATAGAACGCATGCGCTCGTGCCTTCCCCCCGACACCCTGACAGATGTGGAGATGACCCAGATCAAAACAGGACCCAACGGGAAAGCCAAAACTGCAGCCAAGAAGCCCTGA
- the tbc1d4 gene encoding TBC1 domain family member 4 isoform X8, whose amino-acid sequence MFNLRQVQMYQLSRLLHDYHRELYNHFEEHEICPSLYAAPWFLTLFASQFPLGFVSRIFDFVFAQGTEAIFKVALCLLSSHEGEIVECDGFESIVDYLKTTLPNLSQTQMEQTIAKVMDMDISKQLHAYEVEYHVLQDEMIEAGPLPDDSDRLEKLEKTNTQLKKQNMDLLEKLQAARQKIQTLETSMETFLSRESKMKHMIRSLEQEKAAHQKTIERMRSCLPPDTLTDVEMTQIKTGPNGKAKTAAKKP is encoded by the exons ATGTTTAATCTGCGTCAG GTTCAGATGTACCAGCTCTCCAGACTGCTGCATGACTACCACCGCGAGCTGTACAATCACTTCGAGGAGCACGAGATCTGCCCGAGTCTCTACGCCGCGCCGTGGTTCCTCACCCTCTTCGCCTCACAGTTCCCCCTCGGCTTTGTGTCCCGCATCTTTG attttgtgtttgcCCAGGGGACTGAAGCGATCTTTAAAGTGGCCCTCTGTCTGCTGAGCAGCCATGAGGGGGAGATAGTGGAGTGCGACGGCTTCGAGAGCATCGTGGACTATCTGAAAACGACACTTCCCAACCTCAGTCAGACGCAGATGGAGCAGACCATTGCAAAG GTTATGGACATGGACATCTCCAAGCAGCTTCATGCGTACGAGGTGGAGTACCACGTCCTTCAGGATGAGATGATCGAGGCCGGGCCGCTGCCCGATGACTCTGACCGGCTCGAGAAACTTGAAAAGACGAACACTCAGCTGAAGAAACAGAACATGGACCTTTTAGAAAAACTTCAg GCTGCGCGGCAGAAGATCCAGACCCTTGAGACCAGCATGGAGACCTTCCTTTCTCGGGAGAGCAAAATGAAGCACATGATTCGCTctctggagcaggagaaggCAGCCCACCAGAAGACCATAGAACGCATGCGCTCGTGCCTTCCCCCCGACACCCTGACAGATGTGGAGATGACCCAGATCAAAACAGGACCCAACGGGAAAGCCAAAACTGCAGCCAAGAAGCCCTGA